From one Oncorhynchus keta strain PuntledgeMale-10-30-2019 chromosome 30, Oket_V2, whole genome shotgun sequence genomic stretch:
- the si:dkey-1h24.6 gene encoding T-cell-specific surface glycoprotein CD28 isoform X1: MNVYWIPTILLSLCLSSAANMISSHNCKDKLRTFHVVRVSVNGTASVSCPNLTGKDQEEMRFHLYLGLVEVGNHTHDSAHNHNFTETVSPVGEGLGLRVNEQDHTVSFVLSGMTTERAGVYTCEGQPMYPPPIEKVQDETQTVVLVEAYQCQAGKTVGCVGSRVDGVPVWAWVLGFWITIIYGLAVTVIAFVIWLRLKRVKCSQSDYMNIKPKAPLRGPRKKQGVQHPIRMGRY, from the exons ATGAACGTTTACTGGATACCCAcaatcctcctctccctttgcCTCTCCAGTGCTGCCAACATGATAAGCTCCCACAACTGTAAAG ACAAGCTCAGAACGTTCCATGTGGTCCGTGTGTCTGTCAACGGCACTGCATCGGTCAGCTGCCCCAACCTGACAGGCAAGGACCAGGAGGAAATGAGATTCCACCTTTACTTGGGCTTGGTCGAGGTTGGCAACCACACTCACGACAGTGCTCACAACCACAACTTCACAGAGACCGTGAGTCCTGTTGGGGAGGGTCTGGGGCTGAGGGTGAACGAACAGGACCATACGGTCAGTTTTGTCCTCTCTGGAATGACCACGGAGCGCGCTGGGGTCTATACCTGTGAGGGGCAACCCATGTACCCACCTCCCATTGAGAAAGTACAAGATGAGACTCAGACTGTGGTCCTGGTTGAAG CATACCAGTGCCAGGcaggaaagactgtgggatgtGTAGGCTCTAGAGTGGATGGTGTCCCTGTTTGGGCATGGGTGCTGGGGTTCTGGATCACCATCATCTATGGCCTGGCTGTCACTGTCATCGCCTTTGTCATCTGG CTCAGACTGAAGAGAGTGAAGTGTTCCCAGAGCGACTACATGAACATCAAACCCAAAGCTCCACTCAGGGGGCCCAGGAAGAAGCAGGGGGTACAGCATCCAATCCGAATGGGACGATACTGA
- the si:dkey-1h24.6 gene encoding T-cell-specific surface glycoprotein CD28 isoform X2, with product MNVYWIPTILLSLCLSSAANMISSHNCKDKLRTFHVVRVSVNGTASVSCPNLTGKDQEEMRFHLYLGLVEVGNHTHDSAHNHNFTETVSPVGEGLGLRVNEQDHTVSFVLSGMTTERAGVYTCEGQPMYPPPIEKVQDETQTVVLVEAYQCQAGKTVGCVGSRVDGVPVWAWVLGFWITIIYGLAVTVIAFVIWLRLKRVKCSQSDYMNIKPKAPLRGPRKKQGVQHPIRMGRY from the exons ATGAACGTTTACTGGATACCCacaatcctcctctccctctgcctctccagtGCTGCCAACATGATAAGCTCCCACAACTGTAAAG ACAAGCTCAGAACGTTCCATGTGGTCCGTGTGTCTGTCAACGGCACTGCATCGGTCAGCTGCCCCAACCTGACAGGCAAGGACCAGGAGGAAATGAGATTCCACCTTTACTTGGGCTTGGTCGAGGTTGGCAACCACACTCACGACAGTGCTCACAACCACAACTTCACAGAGACCGTGAGTCCTGTTGGGGAGGGTCTGGGGCTGAGGGTGAACGAACAGGACCATACGGTCAGTTTTGTCCTCTCTGGAATGACCACGGAGCGCGCTGGGGTCTATACCTGTGAGGGGCAACCCATGTACCCACCTCCCATTGAGAAAGTACAAGATGAGACTCAGACTGTGGTCCTGGTTGAAG CATACCAGTGCCAGGcaggaaagactgtgggatgtGTAGGCTCTAGAGTGGATGGTGTCCCTGTTTGGGCATGGGTGCTGGGGTTCTGGATCACCATCATCTATGGCCTGGCTGTCACTGTCATCGCCTTTGTCATCTGG CTCAGACTGAAGAGAGTGAAGTGTTCCCAGAGCGACTACATGAACATCAAACCCAAAGCTCCACTCAGGGGGCCCAGGAAGAAGCAGGGGGTACAGCATCCAATCCGAATGGGACGATACTGA